Below is a genomic region from Catenuloplanes atrovinosus.
CGCTGCGCGAGTCCGGCGTGCTGGTGATCGGCTCCGGCTATATGACGCACGGCCTGCCGTTCGTCGACTGGCGCCGGCCGGACGCGGTGCCGGGCTGGTCCTCGGACTTCGACGCCTGGGCCGCGGAGGCGCTGGGCCGCGGTGACGTGGACGAGCTCGCCGCGTTCCGCGACCGCGCGCCCGGCATGCCGTACGCGCACCCGACGGTCGAGCACTTCACGCCGCTGTTCGTGACGCTCGGCGCCGCCACCGACCCGGCCGCGCCGCCGCTGTCGGTGATCGACGGCTACAGCATCGGCCTGGCCAAGCGCTCCCTTCAGGCGGCCTGACCCCCGCCGTTCGTGTTTGTGCCGGTGACGGCGGGGAATCCGGGTCCGCATGGAAGATCACAAGGCGCGGATCACGCCCTACGAGGACGGGCCGCTGCTGGTGCGCGGCGACTTCGAGCTGATGACGCCGGACGGGGAAGTGATCGACGCCGGCCGGTCCACGGTGGCGCTGTGCCGCTGCGGCCGGTCGGCGCTCAAACCCTTCTGCGACGGTACGCACAAGGTGGTCGGCTTCACGGCTGGGACAGGCCGGGAGCGCTGACGCCGGGACGGAGTGAGCTGCGGCCGTCCGCCCACGCGTCCAGCAGGTGGCCGGCCCACAGCCCGTCCACGGCCAGGCAGGCCGCCGCGCCGAACAGCACGTCGCCGGTGAGCTGCGGCTCGGCCGCGCAGAACGACCCGCACAGGTCCGTGGCCGCGATCTGCTCGTGCACCGCGTCCGCCTCCACGTGCTCGTCGTAGAAGAGCGTGGCGTCCGTGCCGAAGCCGAGCCGGCGCAGGCCGTTGCCGTACCGCCGGTTGGGCAGCGACGACGTCATCTCGAACGCGGCCAGGTGCCCGATGATCGCGCCGCGCAGCCGACGGTGCAGGCCGAACAGCGACATCGTGTTGTTCGTGGCGAGCGTGACCGCGGGCACCGCGTCCACGTACGTGCCGTAGGTCGTGTCCAGGCCGAGCGCGGTCATCGTGTTCGCGAACAGCGTGGCGTGCATCCGCTCCGCGCGGCCCTGCCCGTACTCGTCGGCCTGGATCTCGATCAGCGCGGCCTTGGCGCGCCCGCCCAGCCGCGGGATCGCGAAGCTGTGCGGGTCCGCCTCGCGCAGATGGTAGACGGACCGGTGCGCCACGAACTCGCGGAACTCCGCCAGGCTGGACCCCTTCTGCAGGTGCTTGGCCAGCGACGGGCCGTCGTCGGCGTCGACGATGCCGGTCAGCGCGTGCGGCACCTCGGACGGGACCGTGTCCGGCTGCGGGCCCACCAGCTCACGCAGCTCGCGCTCGAACGGCGCCTCCAGCGCGGCGCGCAGCCGCAGCAGCGACGGCTCCCACTCCCAGCGCTCGTCCACCCCGTCCCAGCCGCGGAAGTGCAGCTCGTACGCGATGAACAGCGCCAGCTGCGCGTCCTCGTCGGTGAACGCGACCCGCTCGGGCAGCGACGGTGCGTCGTGCAGGTCGTGCGGGTCGCGGGCGAGTGCATCGACGAGGTACTCGCTGAGCGCGCCGCGGGGGATCGGCAGCTTCATCGCTACTCCTTCAAAAGCATCTGCGCAGGTCGCACGCGAATTCCCCGGGAGGCGCGGGCTAAACGATCAATCGCCGTGTGTCGATGGGCTGTTTTCGCCATAAACGCGTACATACCCGGCACGGTGGCATTTTTCAGGAACCGGCGCCGGTGAGCGGCCGGGCCGGCCGCCCGTGGAGGCGACGACGAGGGTACGTCGACGCCGAGCGCCCGGCGGAGTAGTCACGCTGTCCGCCGGCCGGCTCCTGCTCCCGGCGTGCCGATTCCCCGCGCTGGAGATCCTGTCCGGGGGTGATCGGCGCGCGCGATCGGGCGCCGGCCGGCCTCGCGTCCTAATAGGAGTGCGCCGGCGGCCGGTTCGCTGCCAGGATCGGGCCGTGACACGCGATCTATATCCCCCGATCGAACCGTACGACAGCGGCATGCTCGACGTCGGCGACGGCAACCACGTCTACTGGGAGACCTGCGGCAACCCGGACGGCAAGCCCGCACTGGTGGTGCACGGCGGCCCCGGCTCCGGCAGCACCGACGGCATGCGGCAGCTGTTCGACCCGGAGCGCTACCGGATCGTCCTGTTCGACCAGCGCGGCTGCGGCCGGAGCACGCCGCACGCCGCCGACCCGGCCACCGACCTGCGGCACAACACCACGCAGCACCTGATCGCCGACATGGAACGGCTGCGCGAGCACCTCGGCATCGACCGCTGGCTGCTGCACGGCGGCTCGTGGGGCTCCACGCTGATCCTGGCCTACGCGCAGACGCACCCGGCGCGCGTGTCGGAGATCGTCATCGCGGCCGTCACCACCACGCGCCGCTCCGAGATCGACTGGCTCTACCGGGGTGTCGGCCGCTTCTACCCGGAGCAGTGGGAACGGTTCCGCGACGAGGCGGGCGGCGGCGACGACGTGGTCGCGGCCTACGCCCGGCTGATGGAGGACCCCGACCCGGCGGTACGCGAGAAGGCCACCACGGACTGGTGCGCCTGGGAGGACGCGGTGCTGTCCGGCGAGCCCGGCGACACGCGATACGTCTACGGCGAGCGCCCACCGGCCGCGCGGCAGGCGTTCGTGCGCCTGTGCGCCCACTACTTCTCGCACGGCGCGTGGCTGGAGGAGGGCGCGCTGATCCGGGACGCGGGCCGCCTCGCCGGCATCCCCGGCGTGCTCGTCCACGGCCGCCTCGACCTGGGCGGCCCGCTGCACACCGCCTGGGACCTGCGCAAGGCCTGGCCCGGCGCCGAGCTGGTGGTGGTGGAGAACGCGGGCCACGCCGGCACCACCGAGACCCGCGCCCACGTGCTGGACGCGCACGACCGCTTCGCCGCGGCCTGACGGCCCGGCGGCCGGGCGCCCCGCCGCGAGGGCGCCCGGCTCCGGGACACGTCAGAACGCGCGGATCACGGTCTGGGTGAGCGTGTTGCCGGCCGTGTCCCGGGCGGTGACGCGCAGCGAGACCGGCTCCCGGCCGCCGCGCGGGATCAGTGCCAGCCCGCCGAGCGTGACGGTCCGGCGCCAGGTGCGGCCCTCGTCCGTGGAGAACTCGGCCGTGAGCGACGACAGCGGGGCGGTGAAGTCCAGACGTACGCCGAGCGGGCCCGGGTCGTAGTCCACGCCGAGCAGCGGCAGGTCGCCGGTGCCGGTCGCGGACGTGAAGCCCCACTCGGTGTCCGTCCGGGTGCCGTACCGCCAGTCCTCGCCGCCACGTTCGGTGGTGACGCGCAGTTGGTACGCGGACCGGCCCGGCGTGGTGGTCACGTCCTGCGCGCCGGTCGGCAGGTCGGCCACCTTCACGCCGTCCCGCCAGAGCGCGGCCGTGGACTCGCCCGGATAGGCGCCGGTGTGGTGGCCGTCGCCGTCGACGAACTCGGCCACGCGGAGCCGCAGCACGTCGCCGTCGCGGCGGGAGGACACGTCGGCCGGGCGGACCACCGGCGCGGCCCAGGTCTCCTCGCCGGTGCCCGGGCGGTAGGCGGTCACCGGGCCGGTGAAGCCGTCCTGGAGCGCGCCGATGCCGTTCCACGGGTACGCGTGGTGGACCAGGTGCTGCCAGAGCGAGTCGCCGGCGGACACCCACTCCTCGCGCACCGACGGCGTCCGCGCGATGCGTGACGTGTCGTTCCACGCGTACTCCTGCCACGGCCGCCACCCGAAGCGCTGCTCGCGGATCCAGTCCAGGCCGCCGTTGTGCGCGTACCGGGTGGTGATCCGGTGGGTGTTCGCGGTCGTCACCCGGTGCGTGATCCGCTCCGGAATCCGGTCCGGCGAGACCTGCATGACGTCGTAGAGGTACGGGCTGGACACGGTCAGCGTGAGGTCCAGCGCCACCGGGCGGCGCAGCAGCCGCCGGCCGTCCTCGTGGGACACCGCGATCGCGGGCAGCGGCAGCCTCTCCGCCGCGGACGGGTCCCAGCCGGTCCACGGGTCGACGCCGGGCTCCTGGATGAGCACGACCGCGGCGGCGCCGGCGGCGGCGTACCGGGACAGGTCGCCGCTGCCGTCGTCCGCGACCAGCACCGCGCGGCCGCGCACGCTCGCCGCGCCCCACGCGGCCAGCGGGAAGCGGCGCGTGCCGCCGTCCGCGGGGGAGCGGTCGACCAGGTACGCCGCGACCTCGCCGACGCCGTCCGCGGACGCCCGCACCCGCGGCGCGGCGAGCTGCCAGCGGGAGGAGAACTCGAACGAGCCGGTGGTCACGCGCGGCGTCGGCGACACCCGGATGTCCGTGGTGCCGCTGAAGCGCATCACGCCGTGCGCCAGCGACCGCCCGGTCTCGGTGACCCGGTGGACGTAGTAGCTGGTGATCGCGGTCGGTACGGCCGGGCGGGGCGTCTCGATCCGGATCGGCGTGCCCCGGCGCGCGTCCAGCAGCACGGTCGTGTCGCCGGTGACGCGCAGCTCCGGGATCGCGACGAAGTCGTCCATCGTTTGCCGCGCGGGCTCGATCGTGGCGGTGAGCAGGTACGTGCCCTCCTGGAGCGACACCGTGACGCCGTCGCGGTCGGCGGCGAGCAGGTGATCGAAACGGCTGTCGTCGCCGAACACGGTCAGCGCCGGCACGAACGCGGGCGCGCCGTCCCGGCCCACCGCCTTGATCGTGACCCGGTGGACCGGGCCGTCGACGACCGCGCCGACCGCGGTGGTCACGACGACGCCGCCGGGCGCGGTCGCGGTCAGCCAGCCGCTGAGCCGCCCGGGCCGGCGCCCGCCGGCCGCGACCGTGACCGTCACGGCCGCGGTGCCGCCGGCCGCAACGGTCACGGTGGCCGGTGCGGTCGCGAACGACGGCGCGGCCAGCGTCAGCGTCACCGGCGCGGGGCCCGCGTTCGCGTACGTGACGGTGCGGGCGGCGGCGGGGGAGGAGACGGTCTGCCGGCCGAAGTCCGCGACCGGGCTGCCGGTCACCGTCTGCGTGGTGGCGCGCGCCAGGTCGAGCCGGCCCGCGCCCTGCCCGTAGACGGACGCGCCCGGCGCCGTCCGCGCGGTGCTGACCAGCGCCTCCTTGATGCGCGGGCCGGACCAGTCCGGGTGCTGCTGGGCGAGGATCGCGGCCGCGCCGGCCACGTGCGGCGTCGCCATCGAGGTGCCGGACGCGGCCGTGTAGTGCGCGTCCACCGGCGTGTCCATCGCGGTGCCGGCCGCCCGGGCCGCCACGATCGCCACGCCGGGCGCGGTGATCTCCGGCTTCAGCGCCAGGTCGCCGGCGCGCGGCCCGCGGCTGGAGAAGCTCGCGAGCGCGTCGTCGCGGCCGACCGCGCCGACCGTGAGCGCCCGCGCGGCGCTGCCCGGCGTGCCCACCGTGGAGTCGCCGTTCTCGCCGCTGTTGCCGGCCGCGATCACGAACAGCGCGCCGGTCGACTCGCTGAGTTCGTCCACGGCGAGGCTCATCGGGTCGAGGCCGTCGGTCGGCTCGCCGCCCAGGCTCAGGTTGACCACGCGCGCGCCGGCGCCGGCCGCCCACTGCATGGCCGCGATGATGTCCGACTCCCGGCCGTACCCGTCGTCGCCCAGCACCTTGCCGATCAGCAGGCTCGCGCCGGGCGCCACGCCGCGGCGGTCGCCGCCGGACGCGGCGCCGGTGCCGGCCACCGTGGACGCCACGTGCGTGCCGTGCCCGTGCCGATCGGTCACGTCCGGGCTGTCGCTGAAGTTCCGCGCACCGGCGATCCTGCCGTCCAGGTCGGGGTGGGTCGCGTCGACGCCGGTGTCCAGCACCGCGACGGTGACGCCGCGCCCGTCCAGGCCCTTCGCCCACGCGGCCGGCGCGCCGACCTGCGCGGTGCTGCGGTCCAGCGCCGCCCGGACGCGGCCGTCCAGGTAGATCGTGGTGGCCGATGCCGTACGCGCGCCGGTCCGCTCCTTCCAGAAGCCGGCCAGCGCGGTCTTCGCGGGCGCGATCGCGGTGGCGCCGATCGCGGTCAGCGGCGCGCCGGCCGCGCGCATCCCGGCGTCGCCGCCGCGGACGATCAGCGGCAGCGTGTCCGTGTCCGCGTCGCCGTACCCCTGGGAGATCAGCCGCTCCACGTCGAACAGGTCCGCGTCCACGCGCCCGGCGCCGATCAGCGGGATCGCGTCCTCCGGGACGACCCGGAGACCCCCGTCGCCCTGGTAGGTGTGGAAGCCGACCGACTCCCGCCCCGGCGCGGGCGTCACGGTGGCCGCGTACCGTCCCTCCGCGGCCTCGGTCAGCCGTACCGTGTCGCCGGTGATCAGCGTGACCACGTGCGAGTCCGGGCCGGCCGGCGTGACCGTCACCGCCGGGGGCGGCGCCGCCGCCGCGGGCGCGGCGACCAGGGGGATGGCCGTGGCCCCGATCAGGACCCCGGCGAGCAGACGACCGAGCATGGTGGCTCCTCATGGTGCGTGGTTCGCTGCACGCATGATCGCCGCCGGGTGTTTACCGCCGTGTTTCGTCCACCTGGGTCAAAGTTGACATGGCGCCATGTGGACAGTTCAGTACGCGGTGAGCGCCGCGGCCAGCGACACCAGTGCGCACGCGAGCAGTGACGCCCCGGTGCCCGCGCCGACGGCCGCGCTCGGTGTCAGCCCGCGCGCCCGCGCGACCGGCACGGCGACCACGGACACCAGCGTGACCAGCACGGCCGTCACGTGCAGCAGCGGATAGCCGAGCAGCACCGCGAGCGGGAAGAAGTGCACGCCGACCACGAACGCGATCCAGACCGGGATCCACGGCGCGCGCCGCAGCCCGGCCAGCACGCCGGCGCCCAGGCCCGCGGCGGTGCACTCGATGCCGACGACGATGCCGAACGCCCGGCCGGTGTCCGCGTCGAACGCGGTGCCGCCGGACCAGTTCGGCAGCGCCACCGCCAGGCCGCCGGCGAGCGTGACGACGCCCAGCGCCGTACCGCCGAGCAGGTATCGTCGCCAGCCGGCCGGGGGCCGCTCCTGGGCCCAGCCGAACCAGGCGGTGGAGAAGAAGCCGAAGATCACTG
It encodes:
- a CDS encoding CDGSH iron-sulfur domain-containing protein, which produces MEDHKARITPYEDGPLLVRGDFELMTPDGEVIDAGRSTVALCRCGRSALKPFCDGTHKVVGFTAGTGRER
- a CDS encoding iron-containing redox enzyme family protein; its protein translation is MKLPIPRGALSEYLVDALARDPHDLHDAPSLPERVAFTDEDAQLALFIAYELHFRGWDGVDERWEWEPSLLRLRAALEAPFERELRELVGPQPDTVPSEVPHALTGIVDADDGPSLAKHLQKGSSLAEFREFVAHRSVYHLREADPHSFAIPRLGGRAKAALIEIQADEYGQGRAERMHATLFANTMTALGLDTTYGTYVDAVPAVTLATNNTMSLFGLHRRLRGAIIGHLAAFEMTSSLPNRRYGNGLRRLGFGTDATLFYDEHVEADAVHEQIAATDLCGSFCAAEPQLTGDVLFGAAACLAVDGLWAGHLLDAWADGRSSLRPGVSAPGLSQP
- the pip gene encoding prolyl aminopeptidase; this encodes MTRDLYPPIEPYDSGMLDVGDGNHVYWETCGNPDGKPALVVHGGPGSGSTDGMRQLFDPERYRIVLFDQRGCGRSTPHAADPATDLRHNTTQHLIADMERLREHLGIDRWLLHGGSWGSTLILAYAQTHPARVSEIVIAAVTTTRRSEIDWLYRGVGRFYPEQWERFRDEAGGGDDVVAAYARLMEDPDPAVREKATTDWCAWEDAVLSGEPGDTRYVYGERPPAARQAFVRLCAHYFSHGAWLEEGALIRDAGRLAGIPGVLVHGRLDLGGPLHTAWDLRKAWPGAELVVVENAGHAGTTETRAHVLDAHDRFAAA
- a CDS encoding S8 family peptidase, which codes for MLGRLLAGVLIGATAIPLVAAPAAAAPPPAVTVTPAGPDSHVVTLITGDTVRLTEAAEGRYAATVTPAPGRESVGFHTYQGDGGLRVVPEDAIPLIGAGRVDADLFDVERLISQGYGDADTDTLPLIVRGGDAGMRAAGAPLTAIGATAIAPAKTALAGFWKERTGARTASATTIYLDGRVRAALDRSTAQVGAPAAWAKGLDGRGVTVAVLDTGVDATHPDLDGRIAGARNFSDSPDVTDRHGHGTHVASTVAGTGAASGGDRRGVAPGASLLIGKVLGDDGYGRESDIIAAMQWAAGAGARVVNLSLGGEPTDGLDPMSLAVDELSESTGALFVIAAGNSGENGDSTVGTPGSAARALTVGAVGRDDALASFSSRGPRAGDLALKPEITAPGVAIVAARAAGTAMDTPVDAHYTAASGTSMATPHVAGAAAILAQQHPDWSGPRIKEALVSTARTAPGASVYGQGAGRLDLARATTQTVTGSPVADFGRQTVSSPAAARTVTYANAGPAPVTLTLAAPSFATAPATVTVAAGGTAAVTVTVAAGGRRPGRLSGWLTATAPGGVVVTTAVGAVVDGPVHRVTIKAVGRDGAPAFVPALTVFGDDSRFDHLLAADRDGVTVSLQEGTYLLTATIEPARQTMDDFVAIPELRVTGDTTVLLDARRGTPIRIETPRPAVPTAITSYYVHRVTETGRSLAHGVMRFSGTTDIRVSPTPRVTTGSFEFSSRWQLAAPRVRASADGVGEVAAYLVDRSPADGGTRRFPLAAWGAASVRGRAVLVADDGSGDLSRYAAAGAAAVVLIQEPGVDPWTGWDPSAAERLPLPAIAVSHEDGRRLLRRPVALDLTLTVSSPYLYDVMQVSPDRIPERITHRVTTANTHRITTRYAHNGGLDWIREQRFGWRPWQEYAWNDTSRIARTPSVREEWVSAGDSLWQHLVHHAYPWNGIGALQDGFTGPVTAYRPGTGEETWAAPVVRPADVSSRRDGDVLRLRVAEFVDGDGHHTGAYPGESTAALWRDGVKVADLPTGAQDVTTTPGRSAYQLRVTTERGGEDWRYGTRTDTEWGFTSATGTGDLPLLGVDYDPGPLGVRLDFTAPLSSLTAEFSTDEGRTWRRTVTLGGLALIPRGGREPVSLRVTARDTAGNTLTQTVIRAF